A portion of the Edaphobacter lichenicola genome contains these proteins:
- a CDS encoding ExbD/TolR family protein: MGINKRDEGKKVNSNINVTPMVDVMLVLLIIFMVITPMLNNKVNVDLPKADAAVVMEDANKEDAVVVAVTRDGRTFLGGDQVTIDDLGPKISAKLENKTSKEVFMRADTRANYGKVMDAVDGIRSAGVSQLGLLTERTDDSGTTAPAKK, encoded by the coding sequence ATGGGTATCAATAAGCGGGATGAAGGCAAGAAGGTCAACTCCAACATCAACGTGACGCCGATGGTGGACGTGATGCTGGTTTTGCTGATCATCTTCATGGTCATTACCCCCATGCTGAATAACAAGGTCAACGTTGATCTGCCGAAGGCGGATGCCGCGGTAGTGATGGAAGACGCTAACAAGGAAGATGCTGTTGTCGTTGCTGTGACGCGCGATGGAAGAACATTCCTCGGCGGCGACCAGGTGACGATCGACGATCTTGGGCCGAAGATTTCGGCGAAGCTGGAGAACAAGACCAGCAAAGAAGTGTTCATGCGTGCCGACACGCGGGCGAACTACGGCAAGGTGATGGATGCGGTTGATGGTATCCGTTCGGCCGGTGTGAGCCAGCTTGGATTGCTCACCGAGAGAACCGATGACTCGGGCACCACGGCACCAGCTAAGAAGTAG
- a CDS encoding MotA/TolQ/ExbB proton channel family protein has protein sequence MILAHLATTFAHVPASLALYFEEAQVSFSVMGLWGNMGWLARCVVILLFIMSIWSLAVIIDRALYFSAARKQSREFAPKVAGALKDGRLDEAIKVADRSKKSHLAEVVTAGLQEFRSFGSGGTITEEQVESSKRALERSEAIVHAKLKRGLGGLATIGSTAPFIGLFGTVVGILNAFQQIATQKTSGIGAVAGGISEALVTTAFGLLVAIPAVMTFNYFTGKVEAFDVEMDNSSSELVDYFIKQSHR, from the coding sequence GTGATTCTCGCTCATCTCGCAACAACATTCGCTCACGTCCCTGCCTCACTCGCACTGTACTTTGAGGAAGCCCAGGTCAGCTTCAGTGTCATGGGTCTTTGGGGCAATATGGGTTGGCTCGCGCGCTGCGTCGTCATCCTCCTCTTCATCATGTCCATCTGGTCGCTCGCTGTGATCATCGACCGCGCTCTCTACTTCTCCGCTGCCCGTAAGCAGTCCCGTGAGTTTGCACCGAAGGTAGCCGGTGCGTTGAAGGATGGCCGTCTGGATGAGGCGATCAAGGTTGCTGACCGTTCGAAGAAGTCGCACCTCGCCGAGGTTGTAACGGCTGGTCTGCAGGAGTTCCGCAGCTTCGGTTCGGGCGGCACGATCACCGAGGAGCAGGTTGAGAGCTCGAAGCGCGCACTTGAGCGTTCTGAGGCTATCGTTCACGCCAAGCTGAAGCGCGGCCTGGGCGGTCTTGCAACGATCGGTTCAACGGCTCCCTTTATTGGTCTGTTCGGTACCGTGGTCGGTATTTTGAACGCATTCCAACAGATCGCAACCCAGAAGACGTCTGGTATCGGCGCTGTGGCCGGCGGTATTTCGGAAGCCCTCGTAACGACCGCCTTCGGTCTGCTCGTTGCCATCCCTGCCGTTATGACCTTCAACTACTTTACCGGTAAGGTTGAGGCCTTTGACGTCGAGATGGATAACAGCTCGAGCGAGCTGGTTGACTACTTCATCAAGCAGAGCCATCGGTAA